The DNA sequence GAGTCAATACAGTAAGTTCTTCGTCTTCCGAAAGAGTGTCCTTGCCAAGCTTGATTGCTTCATTTTGCAGCGAAGCCTTGACCATGCGGATGACACTGAGACGTTCTTTCTCGCGTGCTTTCATGGCAGACTTCATGTCCTGGTTCAATTGTTCCAGTAATGTCATATGCTTTAACCCTCTTTAGTGTTTGCGTTTTCTAGCCGCCTCAGATTTCTTTTTGCGGCGTACACTTGGTTTTTCATAGTGTTCACGCTTACGGTATTCTTGTAGTGTACCACTTTTTGACACGCTGCGCTTAAAGCGACGAAGAGCATCCTCAAGAGATTCGTTTTTACGAATACGAGTTGTGTTGGACATGCTATTTCCCTCCCTCCGAAGCATAAAACATAAATATGCAGACATATTTGTCTATCATATGTCTTGGATAAGTATAATATATGCCATGTTCACGGTCAACCGGTTATTTACAATCTCATTATAATTCGGGCTAATTTCTTCAATAGTCTGAACTGCTTTCAAGACCATTGACTAAAGCAACGCCGCTGCTTGCCCCAAGGCGTGACGCACCGGCTTCAATCAAGGCTTTGGCATCCTCATAGGTACGGATGCCTCCTGAAGCTTTTACTTGTACTTTGTCAGAGACCGTTGATCGCATCAGTTTGATATCTTCAACTGTTGCACCGCCGCCTGAAAAACCTGTTGATGTCTTGACGAAATCTGCTCCAGCCTGTTCAGCCAGTTCACAGGCTCGTTTCTTCTCTTCATCTGAAAGTAGTGCAGTTTCAATAATCACTTTGACAATTGCCCGGTTTTTAGCCGACTCGACAACCATCTGGATATCATCAAGTACGACGGCATCGCGCTTCCCTTTCAATTCTCCTACATTGATTACCATATCGATCTCTGTTGCACCATCTATAATTGCCTGTTTTGTTTCAAAAGCTTTTGTTCTAGATGAAGAGGTACCAAGAGGGAAGCCGATTACAGTGCAGACTCCTGTCTCTGTACCTTCAAGCAGACTACTGGCGAATGGTACCCAATAAGGATTTACACAGACTGTTGCAAACCCGTATTCCTTCGCCTCTGATATTAGAGCCTCAACTTGTTCAAGTGTCGCATCAGGTTTTAGCAATGTATGGTCAATATAACTAGCGAGATTATTCATCTATTATTCCTCCGTTGAAACTGTTTCCTGTATCGTATTATCTTTAGTTCCCACTTGCAACTTTTTACTGTTTTTGCGAACGAGCAAATACAATAAGAGAACGACGATAATCAAGCCTGATGTGAAGACATATACATTGCTGAAACCGAATCCACCCGCAACGAGACCCAATGTATAGGTTCCGAGTGCGATTCCAGTATCATAGAGAGTATAAAAAGTCGCAGTTGCATGACCGCTGCGATGCGGGTCTGTAGAATCGACGGCCATCGTCTGAAATCCCGGCAGCAGCGAACCGTACCCTAGACCGGATACAGCTGCTGCGAGGAGAAGCATGCCTCCTGTCTGTGTAATACTGAGCATATATAGGCTGATAGCGAATAGAATCAGACTAGGTATTATAACAAAGCTCGGTCCTTTCAAGTCGAACATCTTTCCTGTTATCGGCCTGGTTAGCAGCATAATAGCTGCAAAAACGATAAAGAAGTAGCCAGATACTTTTTCAAGGTGGAGTTGGTGCGAATAAACTGAGATGAGTGACACAATTCCTGAGTATGCAAAACCGACAAGACCTGACACAGCGGCAATTGGCAAAGCTTTCAGTTCAAAAAGTGAATGAACAGAGAACTTCTCTTTCACTGGAGGCAACTCTACCTTAGGAACTCTGACTAGAAACGTAATACAAATGCCAATAATGCCAACGATACCAAGAATGAGAAACAGCATATGGAATGATACGTATTGCAACAATGTGAGGCCGATAAACGGACCAAGTACCATTGCTACGTTCATTGCCATAGCAAAATAGCCAAGCCCTTCACCACGGCGGCTCGCCGGTATGACGTCAGCAGCAATTGCACCTGTTGCTGTTGTAGCGATCGCAAACGAAATGCCATGTATAAATCTAAGAACGAGCAAACTCGTATATTGGTCAAAGAGCAGATAAAGGATCATAGTAGCTGCAAAAAGCAATACAGAGAAGATGAGCATCCGCTTTCGGCCGAACTGTTCTAGAAGTTTACCTGAAAATGGGCGGAAAATTATTGCTGAAGCCAACATGACCGTTACCATCAATCCGGCTTCTGCTTCATTTTTGTGAAGGAATTCTATTGCATAGACAGGCAAAGTCGTCAGCAATGTGTAGAAGATGAGAAAAACGATAAAGTGGTTCAAAGATGTAGCAATAAAACTTTTTGTCCAAATCGGTTCTTTTATATGTGTTGATTCCATAGCATCACACTTCTTTCATTATTTTTTTCATCAGTGCATTCAATGTGTCAATTTCATTATCCGTAAGGTTACCGAGCTGCTCGTTTTCAAAAGTCCGTATTTTGTTTTGTATAGACGGCATTTTTTCAAGAGCCTCTTCACTTAGACTAATAAGATTCTCCCGTTTATCCTCTCCTTTTGTTCTAATGATCCAGCCATTTTCCTCAAGCTTTCGAATCGTGCGGGTTACAGTCGGTCTTTCAACGTTCAAATAATGGCTTATTTCCGTTTGTGACAGCTGTCCCTTCTTATCCAAACAGTAAAGAATCGTCCACTGAGAACTGAAAAGACCGAATTCCATTAATGTTTCATTCGTCTTTTTGTTCAACAGGCGCACGGTCTGGTTAAGTAAATGGATTGAATTATCTTTATTCAAAACGTTCACCTCATAAATTAATTACCTAGGTAACTATTTTGTTTACCTATTCATTTTACATCTTGCTTTGATAATTGTAAATAAAAAATAAGAGCACTCCGTATCGTAGCGGAGAGCTCTTAAAATCAGTTTGCATGAAGAACCGAAGCGTTTTCTTCCATGACACGAACGAATGAACCTTCGTTATATGGATAGCCTGCCTTATCGATTTTCACTCTAACAATTTTTCCAATCATATCAGGTGTACCACGGAAACGGACCTTCAAGTAATTGTCTGTATATCCTTCTAACACATCAGGATGATCTGCATCGGGTACGCGTTCTTCCGGAATAACTTCAAGTACTTCATTTTCATACTTGGAGGCATATTCCTTCGCTTGCTGGTCGGAAAGTGCGATCATTCGGTGAACCCGCTCATTCTTCACATCTTCATCAACTTGTCCATCCATGCGAGCAGCAGGTGTCCCTGTTCTGCGTGAGAATGGGAATACATGAAGTTCAGAATAGCCGATCTCCTGAACGGAACGATACGTTTCCATGAATTCTTCCTCTGTTTCACCCGGGAACCCGACGATGACATCAGATGTAATTGCAAGACCTGGGAGCGCCTTTTTGATTTTATCGACTTTCTGTTTGTAGAAAGCACAAGAATACTTACGGCGCATTCTTGTTAGCACGGAATCCGAACCTGACTGAAGCGGCATATGCAGATGACGAACAATCTTCTCGGACTTGTCAAGAACCTCGATCACTTCATCTGTAATCTGGCTCGCTTCAATGGAAGAGATACGGATGCGTTTCAAACCAACGACTTTTGACTCCAAGTCACGAAGCAACTGTGCAAAGTTGTAATCTTTCAAGTCTTCACCGTAACCGGCTGTATGTATGCCAGTCAGTACAATTTCTTTATACCCTGCGTCAACAAGCTGCTGAGCTTGCTTGATAACATTCTCAGGATCACGGGAGCGCAACAGCCCTCTTGACCATGGAATGATACAGAATGTACAGAAATTGTTGCAACCTTCCTGGATTTTCAGAGAAGCTCTCGTTCTGTCTGTAAATACAGGGACGTCCATCTCTTCAAATTCGCGGGTCTTCATAATATTCGTCACGCCATTGATTGGTTCGCGTGTCACTTTATGTTCTTCGATATATTCAATCATCTGTTTGCGGTTCTGCGTTCCAACAACGATATCAACGCCCGGGATTTCCATGATTTCACCTGGTGATGTCTGGGCATAGCAGCCTGTTACACAAATGATTGCTTCGGGATTCTTACGGACTGCGCGTCGGATAATCTGACGGCTCTTCTTGTCTCCTGTGTTTGTAACAGTGCAAGTGTTGATTACATAAACATCGGATGAGCGCTCAAAATCGACACGTTCGTATCCATTTTCCTTAAAAACACGCCAGATTCCCTCTGTTTCGTAATGGTTCACCTTGCAACCTAATGTATGAAATGCCACTGTAGGCATATTCAGCACCTCAATTCTTCCAAATGATAAGAAATGCCAGCAAGTGCATACAATGCAGCTGTCTCTGTACGCAAAATACGAGGGCCGAGTCGTACAGGCTTCATTCCTGCTTCCTTGAACAATTCGACTTCCCTGTCCGAGTAGCCGCCTTCCGGACCAATGCAGATTAACATGCGCATTCCCGGCCTTGTCTCATGGAGCACCTTTGCGAATGAGTGGTGTACTTCAGAACGGGCTTCTTCCTCATAGGCAAAAGCAGCGATATCATATTCCTTGCTCAATTCCGCCAATTGTGTTGAACTTACAGGCGGCTCTACTGCTGGAACATGATTCCGATGGCTCTGCTCACTGGCTTCTTTTACAATTTTATCAAAACGCGGCTGCTTTTTGTCGATTTTTTTTTCGTCCCAGACAGCAACAGATCTGTCAGCCTGGAAAGGAATAAAAGCACCAGCTCCCAGCTCGGTCCCTTTTTGAAGGACAAGTTCGAACTTGTCTCCTTTAGGAATCGCCTGGGCTATTGTGACATGGACCGGCATTTCGGCAGACTGTTCCATCCATTGTTCAACAAGCAGTTCAATAAACGTATCTCTCAATGTCAAAATCATGCAAAGCGCCGCCCTGCCGTCCGGATGGTTGCAGAATACTTTGTCACCCGGTTTCATCCGCATGACTCTCGATATATGCCTGGCATCATTGCCTTTGACGATGACTTTATCTCCCGACCAAGAGGATTCAGGTACAAAATATCTTTGCATCAATGTTCACTTCCCAGCTGTTAGTCAGCAGTTGTTCACTGCTGTTTGATCGCCGAAATGGAAATCCAGTCATCCTGTTCATGTACTGATTCAATTTGGAAGCCGCTCTTAATGAGACGTTCCTCAACCATTTCCTGTTTCTCTGAAATAATTCCTGAAACAAGGAATCGTCCGCCTTCCTTTAGACAGTTCCATGCATCATCGGTAAATTGCACGATGATTTCGGCAAGGATATTTGAAACGATGATATCAGCCTCGGCCGAAATTCCTTCAAGAAGACTGTTTCTCTTGGCAATAAGCTTCGTTTCAACACCGTTCAGCACCGCATTCGAAATTGTGCTTTCAATCGCAACTTCGTCAATGTCATAAGCGTGAACTTCAGAAGCGCCCAAAAGCAAAGCAGCAATTCCGAGTATGCCTGATCCGCACCCAACATCAAGGATGAAATCGCCTTTTTTCACATGACGGTCCAGGGCCTGAATGCTCAGACTTGTTGTTGCGTGGGTACCTGTACCGAAAGCCATACCCGGATCCATTTTGATAATCTTCTCATCTGAACTTTCAGGTGTGTAGGATTCCCATTCCGGAACAATTGTAATATGGTCTGACACTTTAACAGGTTTATAATACTGTTTCCAGGCATTCGCCCATGATTCTTCTACGATATCTCGCTGAGTAAGCGTACCCCGGCCGATATCTATACCAAAGTCGCTAAGCTCATCAACCCTTGAACGGATTTTTTTAAGATTTCCAGGCAATTCATCTGTTTCAGCAAGATATGCTTTAACATAGACACCTTCCTCTGGATAATCTGCCGGATCCAGGGAATACATCTCCCCAAATTTGTCCGGCCGTTCTTTCAGCAGTTCAGCAGGATCCTCTATGGAAACGCCAGCTGCCCCTTCTTCATGAAGAATATTGGAAACAGCTTCAACTGCCTCGTTCGTCGTATGAATGCATACTTCTATCCAGTCCATCATTCCACTCATTTCTTAAAATCAAGGATTACTCGCCTTTGAATGCTTTTTTAAAACGCTGGAAGAATGAATCTTCCTCTTCTACAGAATCATTACCGCCAATTTCATTGAATTCCCGCAGCAGTTCTTTCTGTCTGTCGGTCAATTTCTGAGGAGTTATGACCCGGACTTGCACATGCTGATCCCCATGTCCATAACCACGCACATTTGGAGCACCTTTGCCCTTCAGTCTGAATGTTTTTCCAGTCTGTGTGCCTGGTGCGATTTTCATCTTGACGCGGCCATGCACAGTCGGTACTTCGATTTCATCACCGAGCGCCGCCTGGGCGAATGTGATTGGCAATTCAAGATAAATGTGATCCCCTTCACGCTGGAACATTTCATGAGCCTTTACCTGGATTACAACAAACAGATCACCTGGAGGACCTCCATTAATACCAGGCTCACCTTTACCGGAAACACGGATTTGCTGGCCTTCATCAATGCCTGCAGGTATCTTAATATGGATTTTGCGATTTTTCTTAACTTTGCCGGTACCATGGCAAGTTGTACATTTTTCAGGAATGATTTTACCTGTACCGCCACAATGGTTACAAACGCGACGGTTAACAACTTTTCCGAATGGTGTCGACTGCTCTACATTCAGCTGGCCCGAGCCATGGCAGTGTGAACATGTTTCGACCTTTGTTCCCGGTTTGGCACCTGAGCCGTTACATGTATCACAATTCTCCTCTTTCGGAATCGTAATATCTGTCTCTTTTCCGAAGATGGCTTCTTCAAAATCAAGAACCATACGATACTGTAGATCAGCACCTTGACGCGGGGCATTCGGATCTTGTCTGCGTCCGCCTCCACCAAAGAACATGTCGAAAATATCTCCGAAACCGCCAAAATCTTGGCCGCCTCCTCCGAAACCGCCAAAGCCTTGACTTTGCGGACCTGCATGCCCGAACTGGTCATACTGGCTCCGTTTCTGTTCATTGCTGAGTGTTTCGTATGCTTCTTTCACTTCTTTGAACTTGTCTGCAGCGCCCGCTTCCTTATTCACGTCCGGATGGTACTGGCGTGCAAGTTTTCTATATGCTTTTTTAATTTCCTCTTTAGAAGCGCCTTTATCAACGCCGAGGACCTCATAGTAGTCTCGCTTGCTCAATTTGTTCTCACTCCCGACAGCTATTGCATGTTGTTAATCTTATCATCTCTTGGTCTTCGCTGGCAACCGGGCTCCATAGCCACTTTTTGCCCATTTGCAGGAAAAGGGCCAAAGCCTGAACTAACTGGACTTTGACCCTTCCTCAAAAATTACTTATTTTTTCTCGTTATCATCGTCAACTTCGCTGTAGTCTGCATCTACTACATCATCAGCTGAGCCAGCTTCAGCATTTTGGCCTTCAGCAGCTTGTGCATCTTGCTGCATTTGTTCATACAGTTTTACAGAAAGCTGTTGAACTTGTTCCTGCAAAGCATCTTTCTTCGTTCTGATTGCTTCAATATCGGAACCTTCCAACGCAGATTTCAATTCTTCTTTAGCTGCTTCTGCTTTTTGCTTGTCTTCATCAGAAACTTTGTCACCAAGGTCTTTGATTGTCTTATCTGTAGTGAAGATTAACTGATCCGCTTCGTTACGAAGTTCAACTTCTTCACGACGCTTCTTGTCCGCATCTGCATTTTCTTCCGCTTCACGAACCATTTTTTCAACTTCTTCATCAGAAAGACCTGAAGATGATTTAATCGTAATAGACTGTTCCTTATTCGTACCAAGATCTTTCGCACGAACATTTACGATACCGTTCGCATCGATGTCAAAAGAAACTTCGATCTGTGGAATACCACGTGGTGCTGGCGGAATATCAGTCAACTGGAAACGTCCGAGCGTCTTGTTGTCAGCAGCCATTTCACGCTCACCTTGCAAAACATGAATGTCAACAGCTGTCTGGTTGTCAGCAGCAGTTGAGAATGTTTGTGAGTGGCTTGTCGGAATTGTTGTATTGCGCTCGATCAGCTTAGTGAATACGGAGCCCATTGTTTCAATACCGAGTGAAAGTGGTGTTACGTCAAGAAGTACGACGTCTTTTACATCACCGCGAAGTACACCACCCTGAATTGCCGCACCAAGTGCTACAACTTCATCAGGGTTAACGCCTTTTGATGGTTCTTTACCGATTTCTTTCTTGATTGCTTCCTGTACTGCCGGGATACGAGTTGAACCACCGACTAGCAATACTTTATCAATATCAGAAGCAGAAAGGTCTGCGTCTTTCAATGCTTTTCTAGTAGGAATCATTGTGCGTTCCACAAGATCAGAAGAAAGCTCTTCGAATTTCGCACGTGTCAAGCTAGTTTCCAAGTGAAGCGGTCCAGCTTCCCCTGCTGTGATGAAGGGAAGGGAAATTTGTGTCTGAGCCACACCGGACAAATCTTTCTTCGCTTTTTCTGCAGCGTCTTTCAAGCGCTGTGTTGCCATCTTATCCTGAGAAAGATCAATACCGTTTTCTTTCTTGAATTCCTGAACAAGATAATCGATGATCACTTGGTCAAAGTCATCCCCACCAAGCTTGTTATCACCTGCTGTTGAGACTACTTCAAAAGTACCTTCACCAATATCAAGGATGGATACGTCGAACGTACCGCCACCAAGGTCATAAACAAGTACTGTGTGATCTTCATTACCTTTGTCGATACCGTATGCAAGTGCTGCTGCTGTCGGCTCGTTGATGATGCGCTCTACTTCAAGACCGGCAATTTTACCAGCATCTTTTGTAGCTTGGCGCTGTGCATCATTGAAATATGCAGGTACTGTGATAACAGCTTTTTCAACAGTTTCACCGATATAATCTTCTGCATAGGACTTAATATATTGCAGGATGATTGCAGAAATCTCCTGAGGTGTATAGTCTTTTCCTTCAACATTGACTTTGTAGTCAGTACCCATATGGCGCTTGATTGAAAGAATTGTGTTTGGGTTTGTGATAGATTGGCGCTTCGCAACTTCCCCTACTTGACGTTCGCCGTTTTTGAAAGCGACAGCAGATGGAGTTGTACGGTTTCCTTCCGGGTTCGGGATGACAACCGGCTCGCCGCCTTCCATTACTGATACACATGAGTTAGTAGTTCCCAAGTCGATTCCGATAATTTTGCTCATAGTTTCATCCTCCTAGACGTTGCTTAGATTATTGATTGACTTTAACCATGGCCGGTCTGATGACCCGGTCTTTAAGCATATAGCCTTTTTGCAATTCTTCTATTACAGTATTAGCCTCTTTGTCCGGCTCGCTCACTTGCATCACTGCATGATGCAAATTCGGATCGAACTCTTTGCCGACTGTCTCGATTTCTTCGATACCATGGGCTTGCAATGCTTCTGTAAGCTGTCGATAGACCATTTCCATGCCTTCAACAAAAGTTTTAGCCGCAGCATCCACTTCAGTTTGCAATGCTCTGTTGAAGCTGTCGACAACAGGCAGCAGATCACCCGCGATATCCTGGGCTTTATATTTGCGTTCCGCCTCTTTTTCCTTCACGGTACGCTTTCTGAAGTTATCAAACTCAGCTTGAGCTCGAAGCAGCTTGTTCTTAAGCTCTTCATTTTCCGCTGTCAGCTTGTCAATTTCCTCCTGACGCGGTTCAGTGCTCGCTTCCCCCGTACTTTCTTTGTCGGAAGAAGCTGCATCTAGTACTTCCACTTCATCGGTTTCAGTGTTCTCTGTTTCTTCATTGATATCATTATTCTTGTTCTCTTCCAATGAAAGTACCTCCTCTTGACCCGTTATGTCATCCATTGCTTTTATACCATAGGTACAATGCGTCTGTCATTTCATTTGAAAGTGTATGGAGCAGAGCCATCACTTTGCGATATTCCATGCGTGTCGGACCTAGAAGCGCTATCGTTCCAGTCTGTTCGTCACCGAGATGGTAAGTCGCTGTAATCAGACTTAAATCTTTGATCGCTTCCAGCTCATTCTCATGCCCGATAGAGACCTGGATGCCAGACGTTTTTGCTTTTAACAAGTTAGCCATGACGGTCTCATTGTCGAGCATTCTGTACAGCGCATGTACCTTTTCGGCATTGTTGAATTCCGGCTGCATCAGCATGTTTGACTTGCCACCGAAGTAGAGTTTGACATGCTGGTCTGCAGTAAAAGCTGCTTTCAGATATTCAAAAGCTCGTCCTGATGCATCCATATACTGAAGCATCAGCGTGCGAACTTCCGTCTGCAGCAGTTCAGGAAGCCGATATAATGGCTCGCCCTTGAGTCGATCGTTCAATATGTTGACCATTTTCTCAAGATCCGACGTGTCCATGTCTTCCGGAATTGCGAATGAGCGGTGTTCAACATGGCCCGTATTCGTAATGAGAATCGCAACAGCTGTCTGCTTCGTCAGTGCAACGAGCTGCAGCTGTTTAAGCTTTGTCTCAAACATTTCCGGACCAAGAATAATTGCAGTATAACTCGTCAGATCGGACAAGATATGTGCAGACATTTGTACAATCTGCTCCATTTCGAAAAAATTCCCTTGAAGCCGATCCCTGATAACTGTCGGCCCGCCCTTAATCGCTGAACCTATGACATGATCCACATAGTATCTGTAACCGAGTTCGGAAGGAATTCTGCCGGACGACGTATGAGTCTTTTCCAGCAACCCCATTTCCTCAAGGTCTGCCATTTCATTCCTGATTGTGGCAGCACTGAAAGAAATATTGTCTTTTTTAGCTATTGCCCGCGATCCTACCGGTTTCGCAGACTTAATAAAATCATCAATGATCACTTCCAAAATCAGCAGTTGCCTATTCGTCAACATGATGATCACCTCTGTTAGCACTCTTTATACTTGAGTGCTAATGCTGATATTAAATTATCAAATTGCGCTTTTATTGTCAACGAGAATGCACTTTTTTCATCTTGGTTTCGTCGAGCAGGAATTCAGCCATCGCCTCATTACCAAAAAGGATGCCATCATCAGTCAGATGAATATGATCAGCAGTCTCTCTCAACCAGCCTTTTCGCTGTAAGTATTCGATTTCTTCACGATACAAATC is a window from the Aciduricibacillus chroicocephali genome containing:
- the rpsU gene encoding 30S ribosomal protein S21 encodes the protein MSNTTRIRKNESLEDALRRFKRSVSKSGTLQEYRKREHYEKPSVRRKKKSEAARKRKH
- the deoC gene encoding deoxyribose-phosphate aldolase; this encodes MNNLASYIDHTLLKPDATLEQVEALISEAKEYGFATVCVNPYWVPFASSLLEGTETGVCTVIGFPLGTSSSRTKAFETKQAIIDGATEIDMVINVGELKGKRDAVVLDDIQMVVESAKNRAIVKVIIETALLSDEEKKRACELAEQAGADFVKTSTGFSGGGATVEDIKLMRSTVSDKVQVKASGGIRTYEDAKALIEAGASRLGASSGVALVNGLESSSDY
- a CDS encoding MFS transporter — its product is MESTHIKEPIWTKSFIATSLNHFIVFLIFYTLLTTLPVYAIEFLHKNEAEAGLMVTVMLASAIIFRPFSGKLLEQFGRKRMLIFSVLLFAATMILYLLFDQYTSLLVLRFIHGISFAIATTATGAIAADVIPASRRGEGLGYFAMAMNVAMVLGPFIGLTLLQYVSFHMLFLILGIVGIIGICITFLVRVPKVELPPVKEKFSVHSLFELKALPIAAVSGLVGFAYSGIVSLISVYSHQLHLEKVSGYFFIVFAAIMLLTRPITGKMFDLKGPSFVIIPSLILFAISLYMLSITQTGGMLLLAAAVSGLGYGSLLPGFQTMAVDSTDPHRSGHATATFYTLYDTGIALGTYTLGLVAGGFGFSNVYVFTSGLIIVVLLLYLLVRKNSKKLQVGTKDNTIQETVSTEE
- a CDS encoding MarR family winged helix-turn-helix transcriptional regulator, with protein sequence MNKDNSIHLLNQTVRLLNKKTNETLMEFGLFSSQWTILYCLDKKGQLSQTEISHYLNVERPTVTRTIRKLEENGWIIRTKGEDKRENLISLSEEALEKMPSIQNKIRTFENEQLGNLTDNEIDTLNALMKKIMKEV
- the mtaB gene encoding tRNA (N(6)-L-threonylcarbamoyladenosine(37)-C(2))-methylthiotransferase MtaB is translated as MPTVAFHTLGCKVNHYETEGIWRVFKENGYERVDFERSSDVYVINTCTVTNTGDKKSRQIIRRAVRKNPEAIICVTGCYAQTSPGEIMEIPGVDIVVGTQNRKQMIEYIEEHKVTREPINGVTNIMKTREFEEMDVPVFTDRTRASLKIQEGCNNFCTFCIIPWSRGLLRSRDPENVIKQAQQLVDAGYKEIVLTGIHTAGYGEDLKDYNFAQLLRDLESKVVGLKRIRISSIEASQITDEVIEVLDKSEKIVRHLHMPLQSGSDSVLTRMRRKYSCAFYKQKVDKIKKALPGLAITSDVIVGFPGETEEEFMETYRSVQEIGYSELHVFPFSRRTGTPAARMDGQVDEDVKNERVHRMIALSDQQAKEYASKYENEVLEVIPEERVPDADHPDVLEGYTDNYLKVRFRGTPDMIGKIVRVKIDKAGYPYNEGSFVRVMEENASVLHAN
- a CDS encoding 16S rRNA (uracil(1498)-N(3))-methyltransferase — encoded protein: MQRYFVPESSWSGDKVIVKGNDARHISRVMRMKPGDKVFCNHPDGRAALCMILTLRDTFIELLVEQWMEQSAEMPVHVTIAQAIPKGDKFELVLQKGTELGAGAFIPFQADRSVAVWDEKKIDKKQPRFDKIVKEASEQSHRNHVPAVEPPVSSTQLAELSKEYDIAAFAYEEEARSEVHHSFAKVLHETRPGMRMLICIGPEGGYSDREVELFKEAGMKPVRLGPRILRTETAALYALAGISYHLEELRC
- the prmA gene encoding 50S ribosomal protein L11 methyltransferase; the encoded protein is MDWIEVCIHTTNEAVEAVSNILHEEGAAGVSIEDPAELLKERPDKFGEMYSLDPADYPEEGVYVKAYLAETDELPGNLKKIRSRVDELSDFGIDIGRGTLTQRDIVEESWANAWKQYYKPVKVSDHITIVPEWESYTPESSDEKIIKMDPGMAFGTGTHATTSLSIQALDRHVKKGDFILDVGCGSGILGIAALLLGASEVHAYDIDEVAIESTISNAVLNGVETKLIAKRNSLLEGISAEADIIVSNILAEIIVQFTDDAWNCLKEGGRFLVSGIISEKQEMVEERLIKSGFQIESVHEQDDWISISAIKQQ
- the dnaJ gene encoding molecular chaperone DnaJ, whose translation is MSKRDYYEVLGVDKGASKEEIKKAYRKLARQYHPDVNKEAGAADKFKEVKEAYETLSNEQKRSQYDQFGHAGPQSQGFGGFGGGGQDFGGFGDIFDMFFGGGGRRQDPNAPRQGADLQYRMVLDFEEAIFGKETDITIPKEENCDTCNGSGAKPGTKVETCSHCHGSGQLNVEQSTPFGKVVNRRVCNHCGGTGKIIPEKCTTCHGTGKVKKNRKIHIKIPAGIDEGQQIRVSGKGEPGINGGPPGDLFVVIQVKAHEMFQREGDHIYLELPITFAQAALGDEIEVPTVHGRVKMKIAPGTQTGKTFRLKGKGAPNVRGYGHGDQHVQVRVITPQKLTDRQKELLREFNEIGGNDSVEEEDSFFQRFKKAFKGE
- the dnaK gene encoding molecular chaperone DnaK, translating into MSKIIGIDLGTTNSCVSVMEGGEPVVIPNPEGNRTTPSAVAFKNGERQVGEVAKRQSITNPNTILSIKRHMGTDYKVNVEGKDYTPQEISAIILQYIKSYAEDYIGETVEKAVITVPAYFNDAQRQATKDAGKIAGLEVERIINEPTAAALAYGIDKGNEDHTVLVYDLGGGTFDVSILDIGEGTFEVVSTAGDNKLGGDDFDQVIIDYLVQEFKKENGIDLSQDKMATQRLKDAAEKAKKDLSGVAQTQISLPFITAGEAGPLHLETSLTRAKFEELSSDLVERTMIPTRKALKDADLSASDIDKVLLVGGSTRIPAVQEAIKKEIGKEPSKGVNPDEVVALGAAIQGGVLRGDVKDVVLLDVTPLSLGIETMGSVFTKLIERNTTIPTSHSQTFSTAADNQTAVDIHVLQGEREMAADNKTLGRFQLTDIPPAPRGIPQIEVSFDIDANGIVNVRAKDLGTNKEQSITIKSSSGLSDEEVEKMVREAEENADADKKRREEVELRNEADQLIFTTDKTIKDLGDKVSDEDKQKAEAAKEELKSALEGSDIEAIRTKKDALQEQVQQLSVKLYEQMQQDAQAAEGQNAEAGSADDVVDADYSEVDDDNEKK
- the grpE gene encoding nucleotide exchange factor GrpE codes for the protein MEENKNNDINEETENTETDEVEVLDAASSDKESTGEASTEPRQEEIDKLTAENEELKNKLLRAQAEFDNFRKRTVKEKEAERKYKAQDIAGDLLPVVDSFNRALQTEVDAAAKTFVEGMEMVYRQLTEALQAHGIEEIETVGKEFDPNLHHAVMQVSEPDKEANTVIEELQKGYMLKDRVIRPAMVKVNQ
- the hrcA gene encoding heat-inducible transcriptional repressor HrcA, whose protein sequence is MLTNRQLLILEVIIDDFIKSAKPVGSRAIAKKDNISFSAATIRNEMADLEEMGLLEKTHTSSGRIPSELGYRYYVDHVIGSAIKGGPTVIRDRLQGNFFEMEQIVQMSAHILSDLTSYTAIILGPEMFETKLKQLQLVALTKQTAVAILITNTGHVEHRSFAIPEDMDTSDLEKMVNILNDRLKGEPLYRLPELLQTEVRTLMLQYMDASGRAFEYLKAAFTADQHVKLYFGGKSNMLMQPEFNNAEKVHALYRMLDNETVMANLLKAKTSGIQVSIGHENELEAIKDLSLITATYHLGDEQTGTIALLGPTRMEYRKVMALLHTLSNEMTDALYLWYKSNG